The Candidatus Omnitrophota bacterium genome has a window encoding:
- the prmC gene encoding peptide chain release factor N(5)-glutamine methyltransferase, whose product MINPIKPFTPLQYIIGKEKFFGLDFIVNEDVFIPRPETEILVNTVLDTINEYRPQVTGLRILDLCTGSGCIAISLTKNVTNCKILASDISDKALEIAKANAAINGVSDNVVFLKSDLFESIDGKFDVIVTNPPYIARHEFKTLQKEVLKEPVVALDGGEDGLDFYRKIFNEAPKYLKTGGYCIMEIGYGQREAIKVIINKHDGFELIDVKEDQYNIDRVVKVKWIN is encoded by the coding sequence ATGATTAACCCGATAAAGCCATTTACGCCGCTTCAGTACATTATAGGTAAGGAAAAATTTTTCGGACTGGACTTCATAGTAAATGAAGACGTATTCATCCCTCGTCCGGAAACGGAGATTTTGGTCAATACCGTACTGGACACAATTAACGAATACCGGCCCCAGGTTACCGGCCTGCGGATACTGGATCTGTGCACCGGGTCGGGCTGCATAGCAATCTCATTGACTAAAAATGTCACAAATTGTAAAATACTCGCTTCCGATATATCGGATAAAGCCCTGGAAATAGCCAAAGCCAACGCGGCTATCAACGGAGTATCCGACAATGTCGTATTTTTAAAAAGCGATCTCTTTGAAAGCATCGACGGTAAATTCGACGTAATTGTAACGAATCCGCCCTATATAGCTCGCCATGAATTCAAGACTCTGCAAAAAGAGGTCCTGAAAGAGCCTGTAGTGGCATTGGACGGCGGCGAAGACGGGTTGGACTTTTACAGAAAAATATTTAATGAAGCGCCCAAATATTTGAAGACAGGCGGATATTGCATTATGGAGATAGGCTATGGACAGCGCGAGGCGATCAAAGTCATAATTAATAAGCACGATGGGTTTGAACTCATAGATGTTAAAGAAGACCAGTACAATATAGACAGGGTAGTTAAAGTAAAATGGATAAATTAG